The following coding sequences are from one Ficedula albicollis isolate OC2 chromosome 17, FicAlb1.5, whole genome shotgun sequence window:
- the LOC101817239 gene encoding extracellular fatty acid-binding protein-like: MRSEGLSLGLVLLCLLRVQAKPLGTAEPDASKVAGTWYITAMASDSKTYLEKKDQLKMAMANIEVLGDGDLNVSFAIPTPERCMKFSSIYKPTGNPDEYHSSDRGNKTVQLVNTDSSSYMVVFATREKNGKKLKMLRLYSRAQQVRPKIISLFKRFAKQYGFTDETIWILPTQEECQLGEP, translated from the exons ATGAGGAGcgaggggctgagcctggggctggTCCTGCTGTGCTTGCTGCGTGTGCAGGCTAAGCCCCTGGGAACTGCGGAGCCGGACGCGAGCAAG GTTGCAGGGACATGGTACATCACTGCTATGGCCTCTGACTCCAAGACCTACCTCGAAAAGAAGGACCAGCTGAAGATGGCGATGGCCAACATTGAGGTCCTGGGGGATGGTGACCTGAACGTCTCCTTTGCGATTCCCAC CCCTGAGAGGTGTATGAAGTTCTCATCGATCTACAAGCCGACAGGCAACCCGGATGAATACCACAGCTCTG ACAGAGGCAATAAGACGGTGCAGCTGGTGAATACCGACAGCAGCTCCTACATGGTTGTCTTTGCCACCAGAGAGAAGAATGGGAAGAAGTTGAAGATGCTGAGACTTTACA gcagagcccagcaggtgAGACCCAAAATCATATCGCTGTTCAAGAGATTTGCCAAGCAGTATGGCTTCACTGACGAGACCATCTGGATTTTACCCACGCAGG AGGAATGCCAACTTGGTGAACCATAG
- the LCN15 gene encoding lipocalin-15, whose protein sequence is MAAALSSLALALLCLLQAGAQLPVQPNLDTERFAGVWYITAIASNCSIFLKMKDGMKSSTAIISFLPEGDLAVKLLWPQMDKCHKFELLLQQSGQAGHYMGAQDKRDLRVMETDYSHYAVLHEAHHNEAEPSTALQLLTREQDVSPQLLQKFTQLIPTMGLTKDMLAILPKSDQCLRDSS, encoded by the exons atggcagcagcactgtccagcctggctctggccctgctctgcctgctgcaggcaggggcccagctccctgtgcagccaAACTTGGACACCGAAAGG TTTGCAGGGGTGTGGTATATCACAGCCATTGCTTCCAACTGCTCCATCTTCCTGAAGATGAAGGATGGGATGAAGTCATCCACGGCCATCATCAGCTTCCTGCCAGAAGGGGACCTGGCCGTGAAGTTGCTCTGGCCCCA GATGGACAAATGCCACAAGTTTGAGCTGCTCTTACAGCAGAGTGGGCAGGCGGGGCACTACATGG GAGCACAAGACAAGAGGGATCTGCGTGTGATGGAGACAGACTACAGCCACTATGCTGTCCTGCACGAGGCCCATCACAAcgaggcagagcccagcacagccctgcagctcctca CAAGGGAGCAGGACGTgagcccccagctcctgcagaagtTCACGCAGCTCATTCCCACCATGGGCCTGACCAAGGACATGCTGGCCATCCTGCCCAAGTCAG ATCAGTGCCTCAGGGACTCCAG ctga